The sequence GGtagtttaattattttaaacttttttttttaccaaaaaaattacggaTTGTCAAGGTCTTGGACAAagctattgaaaaaatccacaTCAAGTATAGACGCCGCCTCACGGAGTTCACACCAATCAATGCAGAGGAATACATACTCATCACAGCACGTGCACCGATAATCTTTTTAATGAGGACAGAGGTCACGAACCGAATAACCAAAGTGAAATCGGTGATACGGACAGGCGTGACAGGAAAGGTTGCAGGGTGGCGTGGAAAGAAACAGATCGACACAGCCTTCATAAagtaagaaattttgaaaaaaaaacatcatcagaaaaaaatataaacctAATTTCCAGAGTTGCTCGATACCCCGACCCCTTTTCTGTCAGAACGTGCGAGGTTGAGGAAAAGGGCAAAACACATTGGGGATTCCCATTCGACACAAGGGGAGACTGTAGATAAAATAATTCTAGACACCGCATTCAAGCTGGCCCCATTTTGATTGCGGTGTCTAGAAGCCGTGTTAGAAAATCTAGTGATATATTTCTCTCTTATAACGGAGTCCAAGTGTATAGTGGTCTTAGTATCCATATATACACCACACCTGAGATTAGCGCTGTGCttgaggaaaaaatgaaaaaaactgtaTAACTAGacttttttccacaaaattttaatgaccACATTTGTTCTTCCCAAACACTAGGAATTTTGTATTATGAAATATCGTTCTTTTTTTGTATCCAAAAGCCTCAATATCTTTGGAATTGTAGTCAGTCGAATTATTACACTTTATTTTCTgactacattttttaattaaaagttaTTGAATGTATTTTTGTATCTTCTGTGATTTTATCTTAATCATCATTCTCCATCAACACCCTATCAAGTTCTAACGGATAACACAATAAAGTATGCTAGTTAACCATGCTGATAACATCCAGATTGATGAATATATTCTGTTGAGCACCATTctgtatattttttgcagagcgagcagcgatttttttcttattcgaatctttttaatgaattctgattttttttttcaattcttttctaaaattgtagaattttctccaaaaactaagaaatcaaaatacgaaatatttcaaactgaatgaaaatttttccacgcTGTTAAGAGATTCTTCAGTTCATATTATAGATGATATGGTGCCAATACTGatgtaaaagttttcaaaaattattttagagaTTGAAAAACGTTGCCCCTAAATTGTTGCCCCCAGGGAGAGTTGGCCCAGCCCTGTTTGCACCTATAAGATTCAAACGACGTTGCCCCCAGGATCTTTAACATAGATAGGACACAGACTATTTGATTTAacttgaaattacaaaaatttcaattaaaacaatttattcacTAAGAATTACAAAAGATACCAACAAAAACTCATAATAATTCTTTCTTCAGAAGTGGGGCAAAGTCGTCTTCGTACCGTGGCATCGTTATCGTACCGTCGATCTGTTGTTGTAGGTACCCTTCGCTACTGATCAAGGCTAGAATCAGGTCTAAAATACATCCAAAGCTGGCTTTTTAAATTGATCTCGAACGAAGTATTCCTGCAAATTGAAGTCTGCTCATTTCTGGGTCAGTCGGCATTTTGAGATCTTTGGATTTGTGGTCGTAGAACTTCTTAGAAATATAGTAGgaattaaaaatagatttttagtaattaaaatttacgtTACGGTTTTCAAGCCATTGGTTTGCCCTTTGGCTTGCCGACACACAGTTTTTATACTAGGCTCAAGGGCAGTCCATGTCCCCCACAAAATAGccgaaatcaaattttcaaggctacttttcgatctgaaaagttttcgtaAAGAACTCGTTTTTTACTCGCACCAATTTGTCATTTTGTCTCTCAGAGTGAGGCTAGTCTCCAGGTAATCTCGGTACCCCTTATCTGCCGTCTCCATCTCCAGAAGtgtttaataaaataataaaacacctttttgtttttgaatacatGCTTAGTGTAATGACTGAAACaaatgaattttgagaaataacgtcttaagtttttgtttgaaatagtCTGAATACTTGTGTTGGTAATGCTTGTGGAGCCATTCTACATGACCTTCAgagttatttgaattttttttcttttattcaaaatcttaaaacCCAGAAACacagtcttttttttttggaaaatccttTAAAGTCTCGGCATTTGGCGCTAACTTCTTGCCCAAGCttggaccaaaaaatttgtagttgGATCAAATGCTTAGAGCCAAATTTGGGCGAAAAACTAGAGTTAATTCCCAAGGTGGCCTCTGTGAGTTTTTTATCCCtgctaaaatgaccaaaatcataaaaaaaaaacttttcaggaaaattttttatttcgaatcaATCGGCGGTCGAAACTAAGGATTGATATTATCTTTAATActgtttatttcaaaacaaaaaaacaatacacTTGTGTTCCAATGTACAGATAATTTATCTTATAAATTATACATTCACTGTTTATCTTCTCTTGCAGCACTGCCCATTTCCACACGGAGAATAGTTTTGTTGGCAAGAGCAGGAGTTGGCTGATTGAGTGATGCATGGCATCTGAGCTGGCTGAGCAGCAGAGCAGGACTGCGAGCATGATTGGGTGCACGCTGTTGCGCATTGCTGAATGGGTTGCAGTTGTTGAATGCATTGTTGTTGGCATGATTGTTGGCATTGTGGTTCACATTGAGCAGATTGAGACACTGAAGCTTCTAGAATGACAGCCACAACTTGTGGAGCAACAACTGGAAATTGGCATGCTGATTGACATTGCTGGCACTGGGGAGCTGATGGCTGCTGACATTGTGGAATGCACTGTTGTTGGCACTGTTGAGTTTGTTGGCATGAAGCTTGGCACTGCTGGCACTGTGGAGCTGATGGCTGATAGCATTGTGGAGCACATTGTTGCTCACAAACTGGAGCAAATTGCTGGCAAGTATTCTGACACTGCTGGCATTGTGGAGCTGATGGCTGATGACATAGCGAAGCACATTGTTGCTCGCAAACTGGAGCAAATTGCTGGCATGTATTTTGGCACTGCTGACACTGAGGAGCAGCTGGCTGTAGACATTGTGAAGCACATTGTTGCTGACAAACTGGAGCAAATTGCTGGCAAGTATTCTGGCACTGCTGGCATTGTGGAGCTGATGGCTGATAGCACTGTGGAGCACATTGTTGCTGGCATTGTGGAACTGCTTGCTGACAAGCTGTCTGGCATTCTACGGTGCATGGCTGAATGCACTGTTGAACTGGATATTGCTGCTTAATGCATTGTTGTTGGCATGATTGTTGGCATTGTGGTTGACATTGAGCAGATTGAGCTACTGAGACATCTAGCATAACATTCACAACTTGTGGAGCAACAACTGGAGATTGACAGGCTGACTGACATTGTTGGCAGGCTGGTGCGGATGGCTGGTTACATAGTGGAATGCATTGTTGTTGGCACTGTTGAGTCTGTTGGCACGAAGATTGGCACTGCTGACACTGTGGAGCTGATGGCTGCTGGCATTGTGGAGCACATTGTTGCTGACATTGTGAAACTGCTTGCTGACAAGTTGGTTGGCATTCTAGGTTGCAGTGCTGATTACACTGTTGAACTGAATATTGTTGTTGAACGCATTGTTGTTGGCATGATTGCTGGCACTGTGAGCATTGAGCAGGAGCTTCCAAGTTGATATTGATTAACTGAGGAGCAACAATTGGAGCACATCTTTGAACACATTGCTGATGGCATTGTGATTGACAATGTTGAACTGGTTGAGTTTGAACACATTGCTGAGAGCACTGCTGTTGGCATTGTGGCATGCATTGAGCTGGAGCAGGTGGAGTATAACAGGAAGTAGTCTGACAACTTTGTTGGCAGGAAGATTGGCATTCTTGCACAAACGGAGCAGAATGACAATGGATCTGGCATGACTGCTGACAAGCTGGAGCACACTGAGAAGTCGGCACTAGGTAAGTTTGTTGCTGAACTGGTTGGGCACACGAGCAGGATGTCTGGACTGGAGCAGTGTTTTGACAGGAGCAACTGGTCTCTTGTGGTTGAGTGTAAGGGGTTTGTTGGCATGAGCAACTTGGTTGAACTTTTGGAGCACAGCCACATGATTGACGTTTTTCGCGAATTGATGTCgtctggaaataaaaaattaaaattgttttgtaagACGTCCAGTTAATCAGTTAATTCATATAATTGGCAACAGTTAAactatagtttaaaaaaatcgtacCTCAATAAGAAGAAGGCTAGAAGCAAGAAGAGCTGCTATTGCAATAAATCGCATTGTTAATTCGTTCAAAAAGCTGCTAAGAAGCAACTGATgtctttttctcaaattttcaaacttttatacCAACATACTCCAGCTTTAGCCATCGACCATATCCCGGAGATTTCCTCCCCACTTATCAAACTCCATCCATTAGACCGGCTTCATGATGACCGCAAATATGACATGGCAATGGCTAACACATATATCCACTCATAGCCGTACATTTGATTttacaaaactatttttacgtGTTTATTTACTCTCCATGCCACTCAATacgaacaaaaaaactaacaaaagaAATGTTTCTGTGTTCGGACACTTATCACTTTTGCTCATGGTAAATCTTTGAAACTTGACTTTTTGGACTATTTCTTCCGCAATACGGCTCAGCAAGTCGACAAGCTTGTACTGTAAATAAGGATTGTTAAGCCTAGCAACTGAAAGAAGAGGAATGCTATTAGGGTGagcaatacattttttcgtattttctcagttttcatcCATTCTCGAATATTTTGTATGTGGTACATAGTAGTCTGTTAGTAGTGCAAAATATATTAATGTCATATATTTTCGTCAACTTTCAGACTGATTGATCCTCAAAACTACGCTCaaggaaaatttccaattttttcgattttttaggacttttcggaaaatcgaaatgttAGTACTCCGTGAGGTATTAGACCATTAGTCGTAtacatatcaaaaattgaattcagaaCTGAGCAGTATTAGGTACCTTTTTTCTCCATtatgttcagaaaaatgacaaaaaataacagcgaaaaaagaaatttttactTTGAGAGGGCACAAAACAGATATCGCAAAAGATACAAGCACGGATCAAATTGCAACTTTGTTCTTCAGATTAATAGCAACATTTCACCAGTTGAGCACTTTTTGATTCTTAAAGCCAGTAAAAAGTGACAGTCTATTGAGTCACGGGAACTCATTTTCAATGAATCTGCCACATTCTTGCATTTCCTTCCGTAGTTTTGTTAAATCTTTATTAATCAAAAAGAGTTCAATTGCAATGTTGTTCATTATAAATTTGTGcacaatttgttagttgatcattttttgataacaatGATATCCAGGAAGTTATAAGCCTTGGAAcatgaaaaccgaaaaacaagaaaatttctctaaattaaatcaaaaaaattaaatcaaaaaaattcgagaaaatttattttaaaaataattccgtGAAATGCATGTATTACAAAAATCAcgttaaaacaaaaacaaaaaacacattattGCATGCTATCATTTCATATTCAACAAGTTTGGTCGCTTTTCTTGGAAACCCTCCACCTTTTAGAACGTTgttattttgaacaaaaagggAGAAAAAGGTATCTAATACTGCTCCGttctgaatttaatttttgatatgtaTACAACTAATGGTCTGATACCTCACGGAGTACTaacatttcgatttttcgaaaaatccgaaaaaatcgaaaaaattggaaattttttttgagcgtAGTTTTGAGGATCAATCGGTCTGGACGTTGGCGGAAATATATGGCATCAATATATTTTGCACTACTAGCAGACTACTATGTACCACATACAAAATATTCGAGAATGgatgaaaactgagaaaatacgaaaaaatgtattgctCACCCTAATAGCATTCCTCTTCTTTCAGTTAGGTAGGATAGGTAGGATAGGTAGGATAGGTAGGATAGGTAGGATAGGTAGGATAGGTAGGATAGGTAGGATAGGTAGGATAGGTAGGATAGGTAGGATAGGTAGGATAGGTAGGATAGGTAGGATAGGTAGGATAGGTAGGATAGGTAGGTTAGGTAGGATAGGTAGGATAGGTAGGTTAGGTAGGTTAGGTAGGATAGGTAGGATAGGTAGGATAGGTAGGATAGGTAGGATAGGTAGGATAGGTAGGATAGGTAGGATAGGTAGGATAGGTAGGATAGGTAGGTTAGGTAGGATAGGTAGGATAGGTAGGTTAGGTAGAATAGATAGGATAGGAAGGTTaggttttccttttttttcaaattttttaaacaaatttggcCTTCAATTCGttaatttgcaattattttttaatcaagcaaaatttcaaaaaattgtcgattttgcTGTTTGCCGaaagcggcaaatttgccgattttgcagtgctcggaaaatattcaaaaagtcgatttgtcaaatttgccgcacattCCTGATATTGCATTAGgcgaaaacagttttttcacATAACATATAATTTATCGGTCAAGTGTTAAAGTGAagtaacaaaataattttctgggcacttttcagaaaatttatgcACTTTTCAAGTTCTAAGAtagaaaactcgaaattgCTTCTTACAAACTCAATTAGGTTGTTTTTCCACAACACACCCCTAATTTTTTCCCCAGCTGCAAAATAAGAATAGAGTATTTTACCACAACTTCATTCAGCgatttatttgtaaaatattgcagttttgaaaaaaataatggattGCCTTCAACCGCCTCCATATATCTACAGGTGATGAGAACCAGAATCACTAAAAAGTATACCGTACGCTTCACGTGTTGctctttttattcaaatttgagaaacatttgagaaaaagcgttaaaaactactccCATCgtgtcaaaatgaccgaatatcaaaataaaacttttcaaaaaatttttgaaatttttttattcactgtcaaaaagtgacaattactcagctTTTGCCACTCATACTTTCAGAAgtcgcccaaaaaaaattattttcctacattttttatactggaATGTTGTTTTAGTTActcgtattaaaacattgtagaggTCAGAACATGCTAGattgctttggattttctccaaaactcatatttttcaaaattttagaaatttaccaaaactgagtggaaattatgaaaataaaaaatcagaaattttttgaaaagttttattatgatactCGGCTGGTTTTGGATCATTTAAGTGTTGCAAAAGTGCACTACTCCACTTTAAAGCATATCCCTTTCACGTGTCTTTCaccaaaatcaaatttcagaataatcaCTCAACCAATTGCTGTTATCAGCTTTCCAACCTATTTGACTGTTTTCTTGGCTTTAACATTCCTGAAGTCCGATGTTAGCCGAAAATACCAATTATTTCTTATATGGAATGTTATTGAAAACTTTGCACTTGACGTGTACCTTATATTTTTCTTGGTGCCAGCCGTTCATTCTCCTTATATTTTGTTCAGAGGGACTGGACTTTTGTCACACCTTGGGTTTAGTggaacaattcaatttttgattacttGTTTGATTGTAAATAGTAAGTCgaatataatttcaataatgatattattggaaaaaaaaatgatagtaACATCAAAAtggctttaattttttaagtggTTTTTGACGCtagtgtcaaaaaaaaagagattgaaaaaagagatagtAGGAAATTCGTGAATAGGATCACAATTTGAACAGCTACATACGTGGCCGTTGCAATTATTGTTTCCAATAGTACTTGATAAAACTTATAGTGTTTTCTGTAAGGCTTCCAGGTGGGAGCGCCGCGGCGTCAGCGCCTGACGCCGGCCGGCCTTTGTCGTTGTCGTTCGCCGCTGTTGTACGCAACGTAGAGTAAAAGTTTTAGATATTTTATATAGTTTTAGATATATACGTTCgaggttccgcgccgcactatacaggGGGGCCCATAATTATGCGGACCGAGTTGCTCTCAcgaatttatgtttttttctcgcctgacaaatttttagttattgTCTCATATGTTAATTGATAGCTGACATTTTTTCCTATtagttgattttaaaaaaagttaatttatcAAACTA comes from Caenorhabditis elegans chromosome X and encodes:
- the abu-2 gene encoding Activated in Blocked Unfolded protein response (Product from WormBase gene class abu;~Predicted), with the translated sequence MRFIAIAALLASSLLLIETTSIREKRQSCGCAPKVQPSCSCQQTPYTQPQETSCSCQNTAPVQTSCSCAQPVQQQTYLVPTSQCAPACQQSCQIHCHSAPFVQECQSSCQQSCQTTSCYTPPAPAQCMPQCQQQCSQQCVQTQPVQHCQSQCHQQCVQRCAPIVAPQLININLEAPAQCSQCQQSCQQQCVQQQYSVQQCNQHCNLECQPTCQQAVSQCQQQCAPQCQQPSAPQCQQCQSSCQQTQQCQQQCIPLCNQPSAPACQQCQSACQSPVVAPQVVNVMLDVSVAQSAQCQPQCQQSCQQQCIKQQYPVQQCIQPCTVECQTACQQAVPQCQQQCAPQCYQPSAPQCQQCQNTCQQFAPVCQQQCASQCLQPAAPQCQQCQNTCQQFAPVCEQQCASLCHQPSAPQCQQCQNTCQQFAPVCEQQCAPQCYQPSAPQCQQCQASCQQTQQCQQQCIPQCQQPSAPQCQQCQSACQFPVVAPQVVAVILEASVSQSAQCEPQCQQSCQQQCIQQLQPIQQCATACTQSCSQSCSAAQPAQMPCITQSANSCSCQQNYSPCGNGQCCKRR